Proteins found in one Mycobacterium branderi genomic segment:
- a CDS encoding TetR/AcrR family transcriptional regulator, with product MSADDLATTSRRGWQGGSVRAEQKQRTRERLVEAARTVFETRGYGAASIADITAECQIHRATFYIHFTDKAECFLAVLDGVIAQSAEYWRGLDKALLADTPAAMREWLAQAVHWWEQHAALLPAWEEALAVDRTIAGRLAFQLGGLANEMRGYLARFETPQEREDARLRVVHLVLMLDSFWFRTIVQQVMDSDREHVLDLLTDMWCGALHIGGSS from the coding sequence ATGTCCGCCGACGATCTGGCAACCACCAGCCGACGTGGTTGGCAGGGCGGCTCGGTTCGCGCCGAACAGAAGCAGCGCACCCGCGAGCGGCTGGTCGAGGCCGCGCGAACGGTGTTCGAGACCCGCGGGTACGGTGCAGCGTCGATCGCCGATATCACCGCCGAATGCCAGATCCACCGCGCCACGTTTTACATCCACTTCACCGATAAGGCCGAGTGTTTCCTGGCCGTTCTCGACGGAGTGATCGCTCAATCGGCGGAATACTGGCGCGGACTCGACAAGGCACTACTGGCAGACACGCCGGCCGCCATGCGGGAGTGGCTGGCCCAGGCGGTGCATTGGTGGGAGCAGCATGCCGCGCTGCTACCGGCCTGGGAGGAGGCACTTGCCGTCGACCGCACGATCGCGGGTCGATTGGCATTCCAGTTGGGTGGCCTCGCCAACGAAATGCGTGGTTACCTAGCACGATTCGAGACGCCGCAGGAGCGCGAGGACGCCCGCCTAAGGGTCGTGCATCTAGTCCTCATGCTCGACAGTTTCTGGTTTCGGACCATCGTTCAGCAGGTTATGGACAGTGATCGCGAGCACGTCTTGGACCTGCTTACCGACATGTGGTGCGGCGCCCTGCATATCGGCGGATCCAGCTAA
- a CDS encoding bifunctional 3,4-dihydroxy-2-butanone-4-phosphate synthase/GTP cyclohydrolase II: MSEQSQYIGPAATVDDAVSALAQGRMVVVVDDENRENEGDLVVAADLVTAEQMAFLVAHTTGIVCVPVGEDRADRLELPLMVAHNEDRHGTAFTVSVDHVETGTGVSARDRTRTARALADPSTTPTDLRRPGHIFPLRARAGGVLVRQGHTEAAIDLLRLAGRPEVAVISEIIDDDGSMRRGASLRNFAAEHGLPLVAIADLVRYRKATERTIEPIAESALPTRAGLFRAVAYRSAVDGLEHLALVLGDVAAAGRSPEGVLVRVHSECLTGDVLGSLRCDCGDQLECALQAITDEGCGVLVYLRGHEGRGIGLAHKIRAYALQDGGLDTVEANIAQGLPVDARTYGIGAQILSDLGVRRLRLITNNPAKYGGLEGFSLSIVGRVGLPTAVTDHNLHYLRTKRDRMGHNMPSALTAP; this comes from the coding sequence ATGTCGGAACAATCCCAGTACATCGGACCGGCGGCCACCGTCGACGACGCGGTCTCCGCACTCGCGCAGGGCCGCATGGTCGTCGTCGTCGACGACGAGAACCGCGAAAACGAAGGCGACCTCGTGGTGGCCGCCGACCTCGTGACGGCTGAGCAGATGGCCTTCCTGGTCGCGCATACCACAGGAATCGTATGCGTGCCAGTTGGCGAGGACCGAGCCGACCGGCTTGAGCTGCCGCTCATGGTTGCGCACAACGAGGACAGGCACGGAACAGCGTTTACGGTCTCGGTCGACCACGTCGAGACCGGGACCGGCGTGTCCGCGCGTGACCGCACCCGCACCGCGCGTGCGCTCGCCGATCCGAGCACGACCCCCACGGATCTACGCCGGCCGGGACATATCTTTCCGTTGCGTGCGCGAGCCGGAGGCGTGCTCGTGCGGCAAGGACACACCGAGGCCGCCATCGATCTCTTGCGGCTGGCAGGACGTCCCGAGGTGGCCGTGATCAGCGAAATCATCGATGACGACGGCTCGATGAGACGCGGTGCGAGCTTGCGAAACTTTGCCGCCGAGCACGGTTTGCCGCTCGTGGCTATCGCAGATCTGGTCCGCTACCGCAAAGCCACGGAGCGGACGATCGAACCGATCGCCGAGTCGGCCCTGCCTACCCGCGCGGGCTTGTTCCGGGCCGTGGCGTACCGAAGCGCTGTCGATGGTCTTGAGCATCTGGCCCTGGTGCTCGGCGACGTCGCCGCCGCCGGGCGGTCGCCTGAAGGTGTACTGGTACGGGTGCACAGCGAATGTCTCACCGGCGACGTCCTTGGCTCGCTTCGGTGCGACTGCGGAGACCAGCTGGAGTGTGCACTGCAAGCCATCACCGACGAAGGCTGCGGAGTCCTGGTGTATCTGCGTGGCCACGAGGGCCGCGGAATCGGGTTGGCGCACAAGATCCGCGCGTATGCCCTGCAGGATGGCGGGTTGGACACGGTCGAAGCCAACATCGCGCAGGGCCTGCCGGTGGATGCCCGCACATACGGAATCGGCGCTCAGATCCTGTCCGATCTCGGTGTCCGCCGGCTGCGGCTCATCACCAACAACCCGGCCAAGTACGGTGGCCTCGAAGGGTTCTCGCTCTCTATCGTCGGGCGCGTCGGCCTGCCCACCGCGGTAACAGACCACAACCTTCACTACCTTCGCACCAAGCGAGACCGGATGGGACACAACATGCCCTCAGCGTTGACGGCGCCGTGA
- a CDS encoding flavin reductase family protein — MTASTAQTIDVDPVPTDPSKLRNAYGCFPSGVTAVCALVDGKPVGIAASSFTPVSVSPPLVSVCVQNTSTTWPRLRGRLRLGLSVLAEDQDLQCRALAMKNGDRFADIDWAPTSQGAVLVHGAAAWLDCSVHAEVPAGDHVIVLLEIHGVRCDPEAAPLVFHASQFRRLAAA, encoded by the coding sequence ATGACCGCTTCCACAGCCCAGACGATCGACGTCGACCCGGTTCCGACCGACCCGTCGAAACTCCGAAATGCTTACGGCTGCTTCCCATCCGGCGTGACCGCAGTATGTGCGCTCGTCGATGGCAAACCGGTGGGTATCGCCGCCAGTTCATTCACCCCGGTATCGGTCAGCCCGCCACTGGTATCAGTGTGCGTGCAAAACACCTCGACCACCTGGCCGAGGTTGCGTGGAAGACTTCGGCTGGGGTTGAGCGTCCTCGCCGAGGACCAGGATCTGCAATGCCGCGCCCTGGCTATGAAGAACGGCGATCGATTTGCCGACATCGACTGGGCCCCAACGTCGCAGGGTGCCGTATTGGTCCACGGCGCGGCCGCTTGGCTGGACTGCTCCGTCCACGCCGAGGTGCCCGCCGGTGACCATGTGATCGTCTTACTCGAGATTCACGGGGTGCGGTGCGACCCCGAAGCTGCCCCACTGGTATTCCATGCCAGCCAGTTCCGTCGGCTCGCGGCCGCGTGA
- a CDS encoding alpha/beta hydrolase, which produces MTLDPDAQQLTDALAGLLPGPLHTLGVEGARAVLAGLSEQSPPPPPLHSVEDHTVGGPAGPLQTRVYRPGPENDLPVLIHLHGGGWAMGTLDASEALCRSLSDKAGCVVVSVDYRLAPEHKFPAAVNDCYAAVQWVANHADEIGADSNRIAIGGESAGANLAAATTLLARDSGGPPLAFQLLAYPVTEYAVERPSWREHASAPLLTVDDVTWFWAQYLRDQADRTDPRATPSNASSLAGLPPAYILTAEHDPVRDDGEQYGQRLRDAGVDVTVKRYPGVFHGFLSMVGMLNRTAEALDDAAAQLAHAFATAPATN; this is translated from the coding sequence ATGACACTCGATCCTGATGCTCAGCAGTTGACCGACGCGCTCGCGGGTCTGCTGCCCGGACCGTTGCACACGCTCGGCGTCGAAGGCGCACGCGCAGTCCTCGCCGGGCTCAGTGAGCAGAGCCCGCCACCGCCGCCACTACATTCGGTCGAAGACCACACCGTTGGCGGCCCAGCCGGCCCCTTGCAGACCCGGGTGTACCGCCCCGGCCCTGAGAACGATCTACCTGTTCTGATCCACCTGCACGGCGGCGGGTGGGCGATGGGCACACTCGACGCGAGCGAAGCACTTTGCCGTTCCCTGTCGGACAAGGCTGGCTGCGTGGTGGTTTCGGTCGACTACCGGCTCGCTCCGGAGCACAAATTCCCCGCGGCGGTCAACGACTGCTACGCCGCGGTGCAGTGGGTCGCGAACCATGCCGACGAAATCGGCGCAGACTCCAACCGGATCGCAATCGGCGGCGAGAGCGCCGGCGCCAACCTCGCGGCCGCCACCACCCTCCTGGCCCGCGATAGCGGCGGCCCACCGTTGGCCTTCCAACTTCTGGCATACCCGGTCACCGAATACGCGGTGGAGCGTCCGTCGTGGCGTGAGCACGCCTCCGCTCCCCTGCTGACCGTCGACGACGTCACCTGGTTCTGGGCACAGTATCTACGGGATCAGGCCGACCGCACCGATCCGCGCGCGACACCGTCGAATGCGTCGTCATTGGCCGGATTGCCGCCCGCGTACATCCTTACTGCCGAGCACGATCCCGTCCGCGACGACGGCGAGCAATACGGCCAACGGCTGCGTGACGCCGGCGTCGACGTGACCGTCAAACGTTACCCCGGTGTATTCCATGGATTCCTCTCAATGGTGGGGATGCTCAACCGCACCGCCGAGGCACTCGATGATGCGGCCGCACAGCTCGCGCATGCGTTCGCCACCGCGCCGGCCACGAACTGA
- a CDS encoding alpha/beta fold hydrolase, whose product MTTAPNPVALSSPFSSNPVIAEGQGDPVVFLHGPLGQEWSGFLDDLAADHRVFAPANPGIDEPAELDLLDGMHDLVLYYDELFDNLGIGVPFDLVGHSYGGMVAAEYAATYPRKVRKLVLIDSMGLWLDDAPVGDFVTVAPEALAAQLWLDFDKPEVKERTTLSDDPAEAQAQVIHRFSTIASAAHFTAPIPERGLSKRLRRVTAPTLLVWGAEDLLVPAVYAEEFRSRIDDAQVEIIEHACHYPYVEQREAVSRRVLEFLG is encoded by the coding sequence ATGACCACCGCGCCCAACCCCGTCGCACTCAGCAGTCCCTTCTCGTCAAATCCGGTGATCGCCGAGGGACAGGGCGATCCAGTGGTGTTCTTGCACGGTCCGCTCGGCCAGGAATGGTCCGGATTCCTCGACGACTTGGCTGCGGACCACCGAGTCTTCGCGCCGGCCAACCCGGGCATCGACGAACCCGCCGAACTCGACCTGCTCGACGGTATGCATGACCTTGTTCTCTACTACGACGAGTTGTTCGACAACCTGGGCATCGGCGTCCCGTTCGATCTGGTCGGGCACTCCTACGGCGGGATGGTCGCGGCCGAATATGCCGCGACGTATCCCCGGAAAGTTCGCAAGCTGGTGCTGATCGACAGCATGGGCCTGTGGCTGGACGACGCACCGGTCGGTGACTTCGTCACCGTCGCCCCCGAGGCACTTGCCGCGCAGCTATGGTTGGACTTCGACAAACCGGAAGTCAAGGAGCGCACCACACTCAGCGACGACCCAGCCGAGGCTCAGGCGCAGGTGATCCACCGGTTCTCGACGATCGCGAGCGCTGCGCATTTCACCGCCCCGATCCCGGAGCGGGGGTTGTCCAAACGGCTGCGGCGCGTTACGGCGCCCACGCTGCTGGTCTGGGGCGCCGAAGATCTGTTGGTCCCGGCCGTGTATGCCGAGGAGTTCCGTTCCCGCATCGATGACGCCCAAGTCGAAATCATCGAGCACGCATGCCATTACCCGTATGTCGAGCAGCGGGAAGCGGTCAGCCGCCGCGTCCTTGAATTCCTCGGGTGA